A window of Rhododendron vialii isolate Sample 1 chromosome 13a, ASM3025357v1 contains these coding sequences:
- the LOC131313686 gene encoding adenylate-forming reductase 03009-like, protein MENPEKISSFRGVASEIKPHVNPFDTTTHIATAPASGSKRYWFPWGSSSRIFSSFNAAQRSVSRDSSHFCDLEFDDEDEEDLYPQEDEDLYPPEDEDFSRRSMCMEDGHMQEKLNRVPFSELPPVKSIREQTQKPNRPKESRLSVILLDQGLFTVYKQLFVICLTLNITILVLSATGNFQYATNKAALFSIGNILALTLCRSELCLRIVFYIVVKVFGRSWVPFCVKTTIASLLQSLGGVHSACGISSIAWIIYALVLTLRDRENTSPEIIAVASAILSLLSLSSLAAFPLFRHLHHNIFERTHRFAGWTALALIWAFILLTISYDPKTKTYKSNPFSRLIRVEEVWLTTATTVLIIIPWVTVRRVKVNVSAPSNHTSIIKFEGGVRAGLLGRISPSPLSEWHAFGIISDGKKEHMILASAVGDFTRSLVSNPPSHLWVRAVHFAGLPYLLNMYDKVLVVATGSGLCVYLSFLLQPCAANIYLLWVAKGIERNFGKEVEEWVGGYPKEKVIIHDTAVHGRPNVSKMSVDAARNWGVELVVVTSNPEGSRDVVNACKAAGICAFGPIWDS, encoded by the coding sequence ATGGAAAACCCAGAAAAGATCTCAAGCTTCAGAGGTGTGGCATCTGAGATCAAGCCTCATGTCAACCCATTTGACACAACCACCCACATAGCCACCGCCCCAGCCAGCGGAAGCAAAAGATATTGGTTTCCATGGGGGAGCTCTTCCCGTATTTTCAGCTCCTTCAACGCGGCTCAAAGGTCCGTGAGTCGCGATAGTAGCCATTTCTGTGATCTAGAGTTTGACGATGAAGACGAAGAGGACCTTTATCCGCAAGAGGATGAGGACCTTTATCCGCCAGAGGATGAGGACTTCAGCCGCAGAAGTATGTGTATGGAAGACGGTCATATGCAGGAGAAGCTGAATCGAGTTCCGTTTTCGGAGCTTCCACCTGTTAAAAGCATAAGAGAGCAAACCCAGAAGCCAAATAGGCCAAAAGAGTCAAGATTATCGGTCATCCTGCTCGATCAAGGCCTTTTCACAGTCTACAAGCAACTCTTTGTGATTTGCTTGACCTTAAACATCACTATTTTGGTTCTCTCAGCCACCGGAAACTTCCAATATGCGACAAACAAAGCTGCTCTATTTTCCATCGGTAACATTCTTGCTCTGACCTTATGCCGTAGCGAGCTGTGTTTGAGGATTGTTTTCTATATCGTGGTGAAGGTTTTCGGCCGGTCGTGGGTCCCATTCTGCGTCAAGACAACCATCGCGTCTCTCCTGCAGTCCCTTGGGGGGGTCCACAGCGCTTGCGGCATCTCCTCCATTGCCTGGATCATTTATGCTTTAGTCCTCACTCTCAGAGACAGAGAAAACACTTCCCCTGAGATCATTGCAGTAGCATccgccattctctctctcctctctctctcttctctggcAGCATTCCCTTTATTCCGTCACCTCCACCACAACATCTTCGAAAGGACCCACCGTTTTGCCGGGTGGACCGCTCTTGCCCTCATTTGGGCCTTTATCCTCCTAACAATCTCTTACgacccaaaaaccaaaacgtACAAGAGCAACCCTTTTTCAAGACTAATAAGAGTTGAAGAAGTTTGGTTAACTACAGCAACCACAGTGCTCATAATCATCCCATGGGTTACAGTGAGACGAGTCAAGGTTAATGTCTCTGCTCCCTCTAACCACACCTCGATCATCAAATTCGAAGGCGGCGTAAGAGCTGGGCTGTTGGGCCGAATCAGCCCATCACCCTTATCAGAATGGCACGCATTTGGAATCATTTCGGATGGGAAAAAAGAGCACATGATATTGGCTAGTGCTGTGGGTGACTTCACAAGGTCCTTGGTCTCGAACCCACCAAGTCACTTATGGgttcgagccgttcattttgcTGGACTTCCTTATCTATTGAACATGTACGATAAGGTTTTGGTGGTGGCTACTGGCTCGGGACTTTGCGTCTATTTATCGTTCCTATTGCAGCCTTGTGCGGCTAATATTTACTTGCTTTGGGTGGCAAAAGGGATTGAGCGAAATTTCGGAAAGGAGGTCGAAGAGTGGGTAGGTGGGTATCCGAAAGAGAAGGTGATTATTCATGACACCGCGGTGCATGGACGCCCCAACGTCTCGAAAATGAGCGTCGATGCTGCGAGAAATTGGGGAGTTGAGCTGGTGGTCGTTACAAGTAATCCAGAAGGAAGTAGGGATGTTGTCAATGCATGCAAAGCTGCTGGAATTTGCGCATTTGGCCCCATTTGGGACTCTTGA